In the Candidatus Methanoperedens sp. genome, TCAGCCCGCAATAGCAAGCCAACCATGACCGATGGAGGCAACCATCTCCCAAAACACTGGATAAAAGCTGCCTGCGGGAGATCGTGAGGGTTGATAAAGGGAGCATGAGCCGTTACTCTAGAAGTTTCACACAATACATCACAACAAATTGATTTTTATGGGATTATTGCCTTGGTCTTCCTGAAAACCGAATGAATTTGTCAAATTTGGCTCATTTCTCGATTTAAATATCTTAGAAAACTATGCTGTATTGGTGATAAAATGACACTACAAGAAAACAGAAGGGGTTTACTTTGCCCCAGATACAGATACCGGTAAGGGTATAGTTAAAGGGGAATCCAATCTACTGCCCGAAAGCGGGCAGGAAAAAGATTTGGTTAAAAGCTCAAGCAATCTCCAGATACAGGATTTTGTCTGGTGGCTGATATGACTTCAACCAAACAGTACAAATGCCCCAACTGCAAGGCCACGATATCAATAACGAGCGCGGATTTTATCAAAGGGATAGCCATGGCATCATGCAGTGACTGCGGTAAAGATGCTTTTGCCATCGAAGAAATCCTGTTGAAGGGATAAAAATGAATAAGCGGGGGGTTCTAGGCGTTGTTGTCATAATATTTTTCTCCTATAATATTTTCTCCTACATAGTAATGTTAAAATGCCTCTGAAGCCGCATTATATAGCCTCCTTTCCGCGCTCGCCTGTGCTGACACGCACGACATCTTCAACCGGATAGATGAAAATCTTGCCATCGCCATTCCTGCCTGTTCTGGCAACTTTGATGATTGCTTCTATCGCGGTTTCCACATCCTTATCGTCCACTACCATGTCCACTTTGATCTTTGGCAGGAATTCAACGCAGTATTCGCCTGCTCGCCATTGCAAGCAGACGCCTTTCTGTCGTCCGCGTCCCTGCACTTCTTCCACTGTCATGCCTACGATACCTTTCTCCTGAAGCGATACTCGAACGCCATCAAGATCTTCAGGTCTTATTATTGCCTCGATTTTCTTCATTTTGCTCTCCTCACGCGTAAGCCTTCTCAGCATGCTGGGAAATGTCCAGGCCAACAGCTTCCTCTTCATCCCGGACACGCAGTCCAATGGTCGCATCTATGATCTTTGCCAGGATGACGGTCATGACAAAAGCGTACACCCATGTCACGCCAACCGCAATTAACTGCGTCGTAAGCTGTCCGGGATTTCCGTAGAGCAAGCCATTTGCACCTGCGGAATTTACAGCTACAGTGGCGAATATGCCCGTAGCAATTGCGCCCCAGGTTCCGCCCAGACCATGGCATGCCCAGACATCAAGGGAATCATCCACATTCTGCTTACTCCTGAAGAGCATCGCATAATAACTGATAACGGCTCCGACTGCTCCTATTACGATAGCTGCCATCGGCGTAACGTAACCAGAAGCGGGCGTTAT is a window encoding:
- a CDS encoding P-II family nitrogen regulator, encoding MKKIEAIIRPEDLDGVRVSLQEKGIVGMTVEEVQGRGRQKGVCLQWRAGEYCVEFLPKIKVDMVVDDKDVETAIEAIIKVARTGRNGDGKIFIYPVEDVVRVSTGERGKEAI